From Sporichthya brevicatena, the proteins below share one genomic window:
- a CDS encoding DUF3040 domain-containing protein has product MPLSDHEQRLLEQMERALYAEDPKFVSSLRGTDLRSHYRRRALASAVGFLLGVALLMTGVVSTIWIVGILGFVLMLASALFAVTSWRKVSGSAEPVRSNVTPLKGRSKGRPKGPKRGMTERFEDRWRRRREEGR; this is encoded by the coding sequence GTGCCGCTCTCCGACCACGAGCAGCGCCTGCTCGAGCAGATGGAGCGGGCCCTCTACGCAGAGGACCCGAAGTTCGTCTCCTCGCTGCGCGGCACTGACCTGCGCTCGCACTACCGGCGCCGGGCCCTCGCGTCCGCAGTCGGTTTCCTCCTCGGCGTCGCCCTGCTGATGACCGGTGTGGTCTCCACGATCTGGATCGTGGGGATTCTGGGCTTCGTGCTCATGCTGGCCTCCGCGCTGTTCGCGGTGACCAGCTGGCGCAAGGTCTCCGGCAGCGCCGAGCCGGTCCGCTCCAACGTGACCCCGCTCAAGGGCCGGTCGAAGGGCCGCCCGAAGGGCCCGAAGCGCGGCATGACCGAGCGCTTCGAGGACCGCTGGCGTCGCCGGCGCGAGGAAGGTCGCTGA
- a CDS encoding DUF3488 and transglutaminase-like domain-containing protein — translation MKTDLRTALKLTFAGFVACVLTTSLLYSVFDGDEWFARSIGGIVLVFGIGALARAGRFPGFSVPLLQVAGVLVYLTSTYAPDDAKGGWLPGEATLRTLGDLADAAFTEIDTVTPPLTPSESLTFLVVAGVAAMAVVVDLLAAGLRQTALAGIPLLVLYIIPAAVLPDGVHGALFLLPALGYLLLLITDSRERLLRWGVAVSGRADGARTRASGELGQMTRRIGVTVLSLSIVIPALAPRLSDGAFGSGGLGNDPDGGGTISTLNPLVSMRRDLVRPQDVDLMRVRTDSVNADELYLRAVTLDTFDGEEWRAGRREVRRFDTGLPKPIGLPDALATATVTTTVEALDALESDYVPMPFPATRLEIEGGWRVDPLTSNVVSHDGPKQISGSSYTVRSYDVSPQPTDVLPAIQIEPYLEPYLRLPADLPNRVKQLAERVTRGADTVLGRAIALQQWFRDPNEFAYDLRQRPGTGKDAILAFLNDRRGYCEQFASTMAVMARHLGIPARVNVGFTPGAPAADGSRIISAHDAHAWPELYLPGVGWTRFEPTPGSAQSNPDVPNWLAPQPETETPGGDEGPVEEATPDPQPTDAPGATAPPDPAAAPTSTACPPDPDVPCTELPPPPDDTDLTSSSGGGWGWLKWVLPVLLGLVLLLVPWAAREAVRRRRWALAGTAAAGGAAAEWAWAELRDSTVDLGYTWPEARTPRQTSAELVGDGKLGPRAADALAMITQYVERVRYAPSGTGAPAGPSRDDLRTAVDDVRRELGETAGRQRRLRATFLPRSLATLLGRAALRTRERAVAARRSVLRTLRLRRA, via the coding sequence GTGAAGACCGACCTGCGGACCGCGCTCAAGCTGACGTTCGCCGGCTTCGTCGCGTGCGTGCTCACGACGTCGCTGCTGTACTCCGTCTTCGACGGCGACGAGTGGTTCGCCCGCAGCATCGGCGGCATCGTCCTGGTCTTCGGGATCGGCGCCCTCGCGCGCGCCGGCCGCTTCCCCGGCTTCTCGGTGCCGCTCCTGCAGGTCGCCGGTGTGCTGGTCTACCTGACCTCCACCTACGCCCCGGACGACGCCAAGGGTGGCTGGCTGCCCGGCGAGGCGACGCTGCGGACGCTCGGGGACCTCGCCGACGCCGCGTTCACCGAGATCGACACCGTCACCCCGCCGCTGACCCCGTCGGAGTCGCTGACGTTCCTCGTCGTCGCCGGGGTCGCGGCGATGGCCGTCGTGGTCGACCTGCTCGCCGCCGGACTGCGCCAGACCGCCCTGGCCGGGATCCCGCTGCTGGTGCTGTACATCATCCCGGCGGCGGTGCTGCCCGACGGAGTGCACGGCGCGCTGTTCCTGCTGCCCGCGCTGGGATACCTGCTGCTGCTCATCACCGACAGCCGCGAACGGCTGCTGCGCTGGGGCGTCGCGGTCTCCGGCCGGGCCGACGGGGCCCGCACCCGCGCGTCCGGCGAGCTCGGCCAGATGACGCGCCGGATCGGCGTCACCGTCCTCTCGCTCTCGATCGTGATCCCCGCGCTCGCACCACGCCTGTCCGACGGCGCCTTCGGGTCCGGCGGCCTCGGCAACGACCCCGACGGCGGCGGCACCATCTCCACGCTGAACCCGCTCGTGAGCATGCGCCGCGACCTCGTCCGGCCGCAGGACGTCGACCTCATGCGGGTGCGGACCGACTCGGTCAACGCCGACGAGCTCTACCTGCGCGCCGTCACCCTCGACACCTTCGACGGCGAGGAGTGGCGGGCCGGGCGCCGGGAGGTCCGCCGCTTCGACACCGGCCTGCCCAAGCCGATCGGTCTGCCCGACGCGCTGGCCACCGCGACGGTCACCACGACGGTCGAGGCGCTGGACGCGCTGGAGTCCGACTACGTCCCGATGCCGTTCCCCGCCACGCGGCTGGAGATCGAGGGCGGCTGGCGGGTCGACCCGTTGACCAGCAACGTCGTCAGCCACGACGGCCCCAAGCAGATCTCCGGCTCGAGCTACACGGTGCGCAGCTACGACGTCAGCCCGCAGCCGACCGACGTGCTGCCCGCGATCCAGATCGAGCCCTACCTGGAGCCGTACCTGCGGCTCCCGGCCGACCTGCCGAACCGGGTGAAGCAGCTCGCGGAGCGCGTCACCCGCGGCGCGGACACGGTCCTCGGCCGCGCGATCGCCCTGCAGCAGTGGTTCCGCGACCCGAACGAGTTCGCCTACGACCTGCGTCAGCGGCCGGGCACCGGCAAGGACGCGATCCTCGCCTTCCTCAACGACCGCCGCGGCTACTGCGAGCAGTTCGCGTCCACGATGGCCGTGATGGCACGGCACCTGGGCATCCCCGCCCGCGTGAACGTCGGGTTCACCCCCGGCGCCCCGGCCGCCGACGGCAGCCGCATCATCAGCGCCCACGACGCCCACGCCTGGCCCGAGCTGTACCTGCCCGGCGTCGGCTGGACGCGCTTCGAACCGACCCCGGGCAGCGCCCAGTCGAACCCGGACGTGCCGAACTGGCTCGCTCCGCAGCCGGAGACCGAGACCCCCGGCGGCGACGAGGGCCCGGTCGAGGAGGCCACCCCGGACCCGCAGCCGACCGACGCGCCCGGAGCCACCGCCCCGCCGGACCCGGCGGCCGCACCCACCTCCACCGCGTGCCCGCCCGACCCCGACGTGCCCTGCACCGAGCTCCCGCCGCCCCCGGACGACACCGACCTCACCTCGAGCTCCGGCGGCGGCTGGGGCTGGCTGAAGTGGGTCCTGCCGGTCCTGCTGGGTCTCGTCCTCCTGCTCGTGCCCTGGGCCGCCCGCGAGGCCGTCCGGCGCCGGCGCTGGGCCCTGGCCGGCACCGCTGCGGCCGGTGGGGCCGCCGCCGAGTGGGCGTGGGCCGAACTGCGCGACAGCACCGTCGACCTCGGCTACACCTGGCCCGAGGCCCGGACCCCCCGGCAGACCTCGGCGGAGCTCGTCGGCGACGGCAAGCTCGGCCCCCGTGCCGCCGACGCGCTGGCGATGATCACCCAGTACGTCGAGCGGGTCCGCTACGCCCCGAGCGGCACCGGCGCCCCCGCCGGTCCGAGCCGCGACGACCTCCGGACCGCCGTCGACGACGTCCGCCGCGAACTCGGCGAGACCGCCGGCCGACAGCGGCGTCTTCGGGCGACGTTCCTCCCCCGGTCGCTGGCGACCCTCCTGGGCCGCGCCGCCCTCCGGACCCGGGAGCGCGCCGTCGCGGCCCGCCGGTCCGTCCTGCGGACCCTCCGCCTCCGCCGCGCCTGA
- a CDS encoding methyltransferase domain-containing protein, with amino-acid sequence MADLTRARSSVRTAVVWEALRPALDDLLADPRGGGRTELEVLDVGGGTGGFAVPLAQSGHRVTVLDPSPDALASLGRRVAEAGVAAQVRAVQGDADNLAAVAAPGSFDLLLCHGALEHTDDPAASLAAALATLRPGGALSLLAANRNAAVFARAISGHVVGARHALEDPTGRWGASDPLPRRFAPDDLVAMLEAAGARVLAIHGVRVFSDLVPSGVVEGEAAAREDLVALESAVAELPAFRAIATQLHVLAVRP; translated from the coding sequence ATGGCCGATCTGACCCGGGCCCGCAGCTCGGTGCGCACGGCCGTGGTGTGGGAGGCCCTGCGTCCCGCGCTGGACGACCTGCTGGCCGACCCGCGGGGCGGCGGCCGCACCGAGCTCGAGGTCCTCGACGTCGGTGGCGGCACCGGCGGGTTCGCGGTGCCGCTGGCCCAGTCGGGCCACCGGGTGACCGTTCTCGACCCGAGCCCGGACGCCCTGGCCTCGCTCGGGCGCCGCGTCGCCGAGGCAGGCGTGGCCGCGCAGGTCCGGGCCGTCCAGGGCGACGCCGACAACCTCGCCGCCGTCGCCGCGCCGGGGTCGTTCGACCTGCTGCTGTGCCACGGGGCGCTCGAACACACCGACGACCCGGCCGCCTCGCTGGCCGCGGCCCTGGCGACCCTGCGGCCCGGGGGTGCGCTCAGCCTGCTCGCCGCCAACCGCAACGCGGCCGTGTTCGCCCGGGCGATCAGCGGTCACGTCGTCGGGGCCCGGCACGCGCTGGAGGACCCCACCGGCCGCTGGGGCGCCTCCGACCCGCTCCCGCGCCGCTTCGCCCCGGACGACCTGGTCGCGATGCTGGAGGCCGCCGGCGCCCGCGTCCTCGCCATCCACGGCGTCCGCGTGTTCTCCGACCTCGTGCCCAGCGGGGTCGTCGAGGGCGAGGCCGCCGCCCGGGAGGACCTGGTCGCGCTGGAGTCCGCCGTCGCCGAGCTCCCGGCGTTCCGCGCCATCGCGACCCAGCTGCACGTCCTCGCCGTCCGGCCCTGA
- a CDS encoding DUF58 domain-containing protein: protein MRIFSGLTLRGRCFLVAGVAALGCALVLGQQDVLRVAILLISLPLVCAAVVFRTQHKLSTSRVIEPMRVPAGEEARVSLRVDNTSLAPSGLLLAEDSLPRGMSARPRFVIDRLEPRGKREVFYRVRSQVRGKFPIGPLRLRLADPFGMCEISRSYAGTDDLIVIPVVEPVPFVVLGGEWTGGSESHPSSIPSAGEDDIGTREYRYGDALHRVHWRSTARRGELMVRREEHPRQSQATLLVDVRAEAHAGEGLHSSLEWAVSAAASLSIHLIRRGFSLRLLTETGQPLAGMAADVVSPSPDVEGLLLDALAMLAPSHTPTLNDALRGLHRAGSDSLVIALLGDLSEADAAALGRRRQGTQTAIALMLRPLSWTPGGAEARTEEQRRFEHNIALLRNGGWRAVPVSAGDRLPDVWLGVARGGPVTGIRPAGVA from the coding sequence GTGCGGATATTTTCCGGGCTGACGCTCCGCGGCCGCTGCTTCCTGGTCGCCGGAGTCGCCGCGTTGGGCTGCGCCCTCGTCCTCGGCCAGCAGGACGTCCTGCGCGTCGCGATCCTGCTGATCAGCCTGCCGCTGGTGTGCGCGGCGGTCGTGTTCCGCACCCAGCACAAGCTCTCCACGTCGCGCGTCATCGAGCCGATGCGGGTGCCGGCCGGTGAGGAGGCCCGGGTCTCCCTGCGCGTCGACAACACCTCGCTGGCCCCGAGCGGCCTGCTGCTCGCGGAGGACAGCCTGCCGCGCGGCATGAGCGCGCGGCCGCGGTTCGTCATCGACCGCCTCGAACCGCGCGGCAAGCGCGAGGTCTTCTACCGGGTGCGCAGCCAGGTCCGCGGCAAGTTCCCGATCGGGCCGCTGCGGCTGCGCCTCGCCGACCCGTTCGGCATGTGCGAGATCTCCCGCTCCTACGCCGGCACCGACGACCTGATCGTGATCCCGGTGGTCGAGCCGGTGCCGTTCGTGGTGCTCGGCGGCGAGTGGACCGGCGGCAGCGAGAGCCACCCGAGCTCGATCCCCTCCGCCGGCGAGGACGACATCGGCACGCGCGAGTACCGCTACGGCGACGCGCTGCACCGCGTCCACTGGCGCTCGACGGCCCGCCGCGGCGAGCTGATGGTCCGCCGCGAGGAGCACCCCCGGCAGAGCCAGGCGACCCTGCTCGTCGACGTCCGCGCCGAGGCGCACGCCGGTGAGGGCCTGCACTCCTCGCTGGAGTGGGCGGTCTCCGCCGCCGCGTCGCTGTCCATCCACCTGATCCGGCGCGGGTTCTCCCTGCGCCTGCTGACCGAGACCGGGCAGCCGCTGGCGGGGATGGCCGCGGACGTCGTCTCCCCCTCCCCCGACGTCGAGGGCCTGCTGCTCGACGCGCTCGCCATGCTGGCGCCCTCGCACACCCCGACGCTCAACGACGCCCTGCGCGGCCTGCACCGGGCCGGCAGCGACAGCCTGGTGATCGCGCTCCTCGGTGACCTCAGCGAGGCCGACGCGGCCGCCCTGGGCCGGCGCCGCCAGGGCACGCAGACCGCGATCGCCCTGATGCTGCGCCCACTGAGCTGGACCCCCGGCGGCGCCGAGGCACGGACCGAGGAGCAGCGCCGGTTCGAGCACAACATCGCGCTGCTGCGCAACGGCGGCTGGCGCGCGGTCCCGGTCTCGGCCGGCGACCGTCTGCCCGACGTCTGGCTCGGGGTCGCCCGCGGCGGCCCCGTCACCGGCATCCGGCCGGCGGGGGTCGCGTGA
- the mraZ gene encoding division/cell wall cluster transcriptional repressor MraZ, with product MFLGTHTPRLDDKGRLILPAKFRDELAEGLVITKGQERCLYIWPVAEFARIAEQLRTAPVTSKGPRDFMRVLYAGASDEVPDKQGRITIPPQLRSYAGLERECVVIGANARVEVWDSAAWDRYLAAQEQAFADLSEEVFPGLM from the coding sequence GTGTTCCTCGGCACCCACACACCGCGGCTGGACGACAAAGGGCGGCTGATCCTCCCGGCGAAATTCCGGGACGAACTGGCGGAGGGGCTCGTGATCACGAAGGGCCAGGAGCGCTGCCTCTACATCTGGCCCGTCGCCGAGTTCGCCCGGATCGCCGAGCAGCTCCGCACCGCGCCGGTGACGTCCAAGGGGCCCCGCGACTTCATGCGTGTCCTGTACGCCGGCGCCTCCGACGAGGTGCCCGACAAGCAGGGCCGGATCACGATCCCGCCCCAGCTGCGGTCCTACGCCGGGCTGGAGCGCGAGTGCGTGGTCATCGGCGCGAACGCCCGGGTCGAGGTCTGGGACTCCGCCGCCTGGGACCGCTACCTCGCCGCCCAGGAGCAGGCCTTCGCCGACCTGTCGGAGGAGGTGTTCCCCGGTCTGATGTGA
- a CDS encoding AAA family ATPase, with translation MPVGAGGLGSGLSVPEVAGRIRGTVERVIVGKPESVRLALVVLLAEGHLLVEDVPGVGKTMLSKALARSVDCSVRRIQFTPDLLPSDITGVSIYNQERRDFEFKPGAIFANVVIGDEINRASPKTQSALLECMEEGQVTVDGVTYQLAAPFMVVATQNPVEMEGTYPLPEAQRDRFMARISMGYPHGTAELDMIDNHGAASPLDYLEPATDGQTVVKLIEIVRSVHVSPAVKQYTVDLVGATRSSPELRLGASPRATLHLVRAARAAAALDGRDFVLPDDIQALAMPVLAHRLITTAEAQIARRTAAAIVRDIVRSVPLPGR, from the coding sequence ATGCCGGTCGGTGCGGGAGGGCTGGGCTCGGGGCTGAGCGTCCCGGAGGTCGCCGGCCGCATCCGGGGGACCGTCGAACGGGTGATCGTCGGCAAACCCGAATCGGTCCGGCTCGCACTGGTGGTCCTCCTCGCGGAGGGCCATCTGCTCGTCGAGGACGTGCCGGGCGTCGGCAAGACGATGCTGTCGAAGGCGCTGGCCCGCTCGGTCGACTGCTCGGTGCGCCGGATCCAGTTCACGCCGGACCTGCTGCCCTCGGACATCACCGGCGTCTCGATCTACAACCAGGAACGCCGCGACTTCGAGTTCAAGCCGGGCGCGATCTTCGCCAACGTCGTGATCGGCGACGAGATCAACCGCGCCTCCCCCAAGACGCAGTCCGCGCTGCTGGAGTGCATGGAGGAGGGCCAGGTCACCGTCGACGGCGTGACCTACCAGCTGGCCGCGCCGTTCATGGTCGTGGCGACGCAGAACCCGGTCGAGATGGAGGGCACCTACCCGCTGCCCGAGGCCCAGCGTGACCGGTTCATGGCCCGGATCTCCATGGGCTACCCGCACGGGACCGCCGAGCTCGACATGATCGACAACCACGGCGCCGCGTCGCCGCTGGACTACCTCGAGCCGGCCACCGACGGGCAGACCGTCGTCAAGCTGATCGAGATCGTCCGGTCCGTCCACGTCTCGCCGGCCGTGAAGCAGTACACGGTCGACCTGGTCGGTGCGACCCGCTCCTCCCCCGAGCTCCGGCTCGGCGCGTCACCGCGCGCGACGCTGCACCTGGTCCGGGCCGCCCGGGCCGCGGCGGCGCTCGACGGGCGCGACTTCGTGCTCCCCGACGACATCCAGGCCCTGGCGATGCCGGTGCTCGCGCACCGGCTCATCACCACGGCCGAGGCCCAGATCGCCCGCCGCACCGCGGCGGCGATCGTCCGCGACATCGTTCGCAGCGTCCCGCTTCCGGGACGCTGA
- the rsmH gene encoding 16S rRNA (cytosine(1402)-N(4))-methyltransferase RsmH, whose product MTSSGPADRHVPVLLDRVLALLAPALETPGAVVVDATLGLGGHSEAMLRRFDGLRLVGLDRDPHALELSATRLAPFGERVTLVHAVYDELPDVLDRLGLPHVQGVLFDLGVSSMQLDEADRGFAYAQDAPLDMRMNPTTGPTAADVLNTYDARDLARILRAYGEEKFAKRIADAVVRERAREPFSTSARLVDLIRAAIPAPARRTGGNPAKRTFQALRIEVNGELAALERAMPAAVAALAVSGRIVVLTYHSLEDRIVKRVLVAGATAGGPLDLPVELPGTAPVLRLLAKGDAPDEAEIAANPRAGSARVRAAEKVREAAA is encoded by the coding sequence GTGACCAGTAGTGGGCCTGCCGACCGGCACGTGCCGGTGCTGCTGGACCGCGTGCTCGCCCTGCTCGCGCCGGCGCTGGAGACCCCCGGCGCGGTCGTGGTCGACGCCACCCTCGGGCTCGGCGGCCACAGCGAGGCGATGCTGCGCCGGTTCGACGGCCTGCGCCTGGTGGGCCTGGACCGCGACCCGCACGCCCTGGAGCTGTCCGCGACCCGGCTGGCCCCCTTCGGCGAGCGGGTCACGCTCGTCCACGCCGTCTACGACGAACTGCCGGACGTGCTCGACCGGCTCGGGCTCCCGCACGTGCAGGGGGTCCTGTTCGACCTCGGCGTCTCCTCGATGCAGCTCGACGAGGCCGACCGCGGCTTCGCCTACGCGCAGGACGCCCCGCTCGACATGCGGATGAATCCGACGACGGGCCCCACGGCCGCGGACGTGCTCAACACTTACGACGCGAGGGATCTCGCCCGGATCCTGCGGGCCTACGGGGAGGAGAAGTTCGCGAAGCGCATCGCCGACGCCGTGGTGCGCGAGCGGGCCCGGGAGCCCTTCTCGACCTCCGCCCGCCTCGTCGACCTGATCCGTGCGGCGATCCCGGCGCCGGCCCGCCGGACCGGGGGCAATCCCGCCAAGCGGACCTTCCAGGCCCTGCGCATCGAGGTCAACGGCGAGCTCGCGGCCCTGGAGCGGGCGATGCCGGCCGCGGTCGCCGCGCTCGCGGTCTCCGGGCGCATCGTCGTCCTCACGTACCACTCGTTGGAGGACCGCATCGTCAAGCGCGTCCTCGTCGCCGGAGCCACCGCCGGCGGCCCGCTCGACCTCCCGGTCGAGCTGCCCGGCACGGCCCCCGTCCTACGCCTGCTCGCCAAGGGCGACGCACCGGACGAGGCCGAGATCGCCGCCAACCCCCGCGCCGGGTCGGCGCGGGTGCGGGCGGCGGAGAAGGTGCGGGAGGCGGCGGCGTGA